One stretch of Oceanipulchritudo coccoides DNA includes these proteins:
- the ribD gene encoding bifunctional diaminohydroxyphosphoribosylaminopyrimidine deaminase/5-amino-6-(5-phosphoribosylamino)uracil reductase RibD, whose translation MKNEALMQLAILEAGKALGRTHPNPAVGAVICHQDKVVATGFTQPAGQDHAEVQALKAFQKAGFRADESTRLVVTMEPCSTTGRTGACTDAIIAAGIPEVVSGTIDPNPSHSGTGFERLREAGIRVTEGVLKDDCEDLNLIFNWQMAHGTPFIAAKVATTLDGRMATRNGLSKWITGEAARADVHRWRRYFPAIAVGAGTVLADNPSLTARLEGDAEWCPIRFVFDRNLVSFKDRLPNLYSDKFKDRTIIITSNNHSSRLRQLEDMHGLRFWEIEDSTNDEGLGEFTSRCREEGISGVYIEGGAHVLSAFLKYRLIQYIFAYRAPKLLADSSGLSPFSGEEPASMQETVGLKTVRHASFGDDQLMRGFVVYPS comes from the coding sequence ATGAAAAACGAAGCGCTCATGCAGTTGGCTATTCTCGAGGCGGGCAAAGCGCTCGGGCGCACGCATCCGAATCCGGCAGTGGGGGCGGTTATTTGCCATCAGGATAAAGTTGTTGCGACCGGATTTACACAACCTGCCGGCCAGGATCATGCGGAAGTGCAGGCGCTCAAGGCCTTTCAGAAGGCCGGGTTCCGGGCCGATGAGTCAACCAGGCTCGTCGTCACGATGGAGCCATGTTCAACCACCGGCCGCACAGGGGCTTGTACGGACGCAATAATCGCTGCCGGTATCCCGGAGGTCGTGTCAGGAACAATTGATCCGAATCCAAGCCATTCCGGCACGGGCTTCGAACGCCTGCGCGAAGCTGGTATTCGTGTGACCGAGGGCGTTCTCAAGGACGATTGCGAGGATCTCAACCTGATCTTCAATTGGCAAATGGCCCACGGGACGCCGTTTATTGCCGCGAAGGTGGCAACGACACTGGACGGGCGGATGGCAACCCGCAATGGATTATCAAAATGGATCACCGGTGAAGCGGCGCGGGCTGATGTGCACCGGTGGCGTCGTTATTTTCCGGCCATAGCCGTTGGCGCCGGGACTGTTCTTGCCGACAACCCATCCCTTACAGCACGCTTGGAGGGTGATGCGGAATGGTGCCCGATCCGTTTTGTCTTTGACCGCAACCTGGTCAGCTTCAAGGACAGACTACCAAATCTTTATTCGGACAAATTCAAGGATCGGACGATCATTATTACCAGCAACAACCATTCATCCCGGCTAAGGCAGCTGGAGGACATGCATGGATTGCGGTTCTGGGAAATCGAGGATTCCACCAACGATGAGGGTCTCGGGGAATTTACCTCACGTTGCCGGGAGGAGGGGATTTCGGGAGTCTATATTGAGGGTGGGGCGCATGTCTTGAGTGCCTTCCTGAAGTATCGACTTATCCAATACATCTTCGCCTACAGGGCGCCCAAGCTGCTGGCTGATTCCAGTGGCCTTTCCCCGTTTTCCGGGGAGGAGCCCGCCTCCATGCAGGAAACGGTTGGGTTGAAAACGGTGCGGCACGCGTCTTTTGGCGATGACCAGCTAATGCGAGGTTTTGTTGTTTACCCAAGTTAG